The Hordeum vulgare subsp. vulgare chromosome 7H, MorexV3_pseudomolecules_assembly, whole genome shotgun sequence DNA window aacttttctcgagaaggagtttctctcgagagaattgagtgggaggaagatagaacttgacgaggttgtcgaacctctcatccctctggatggtggcgcagggcaaggggaaacctctgtcattgcgacgccggttgaggaggaagttaatgatgatgatcatgaaactccagttcaagtttctgttgaaccacgcaggtcaacgagatcacgtgctgctccagagtggtacggtaatcccgtcttatcaatcatgttgttagacaacaatgaacctgcaaattatgaagaagcaatggtggggccagattccaacaaatggctagaagccatgaaatccgagataggatccatgtatgagaacaaagtgtggactttggagatactgcctgaaggccgcaaggctattcagaacaaatggatctttaagaagaagacggacgctgacggtaatgtgaccgtttatgaagctcgacttgtggcaaagggtttttcacaagttccaggaattgactacgatgagactttctctcccgtagcgatgcttaagtccgtcagaatcatgttagcaatagctgcatttttcgattatgaaatctggcagatggatgtcaaaacggcgttccttaacggtttccttaaggaagagttgtatatgatgcaacccgaaggttttgtcgatcctaaaaatgctgacaaggtgtgcaagctccagcgatccatttatggactggtgcaagcatctcggagttggaacaaacgctttgatgaggtgatcaaagcattcgggtttatacaagtggttggagaatcttgtatttacaagaaagtgagtgggagctctgtggcgtttctaatattatatgtggatgacatattactgattggaaacaacgtagagcttttggagagcataaaaggttacttgaataaaagtttctctatgaaggacctaggagaagctgcttacattctaggcattaagatctatagggatagatcaaaatgcctgataggactttcacaaagcacataccttgataaagttttgaaaaggttcaaaatggaacagtccaagaaagggttcttgccagtgttacaaggtacgagattgagtaagactcagtgcccagcaactgatgaagatagagagcatatgccctccgtcccctatgcttcagccataggctctatcatgtatgcgatgctgtgcactagaccggatgttagtctggccataagtatggcaggcaggttccagagtaatccaggagtggatcactggacggcggtcaagaatatcctgaagtacctgaaaaaggactaaggagatgtttctcgtgtatggaagtgacgaagagctcaccgtaaaaggttacgtcgatgcaagcttttgacacagatccggacgactctaagtcacaaaccggatacgtatttattctcaatgggggtgcagtaagctggtgcagttccaagcaaagcgtcgtagcagattctacatgtgaagcggagtacatggctgcctcggaggcggctaaggagggtgtctggatgaagcagttcatgacggatcttggaatggtgccaagtgcactggatccaataaccttgttctgtgacaacactggtgccattgccctggcaaaggaaccaaggtttcacaagaagaccagacacatcaaacgacgcttcagcctcatccgcgactacgtcgaggaggaggacgtaaatatatgcaaggtgcacacggatctgaatgtagcagacccgctgactaaacctcttccacggccaaaacatgatcgacaccagaactgtatgggtgttagatttattacaatgtaattcacatggtgatgtgagggctagattattgactctagtgcaagtgggagactgttggaattatgccctagaggcaataataaatgtatagttattattataattcctgtatcaagataatagtttattatccatgctataattgtattgaatgaagactcatttacatgtgtggatacatagacaaaacaccgtccctagcatgcctctagttggctagccagttgatcgatgatagtcagtgtcttctgattatgaacaaggtgttgttgcttgataactggatcacatcattgggagaatcacgtgatggactagacccaaactaatagacgtagcatgttgatcgtgtcattttgttgctactgttttctgcgtgtcaagtatttattcctatgaccatgagatcatataactcactgacaccggaggaatgctttgtgtgtatcaaacgtcgcaacgtaactgggtgactataaagatgctctacaggtatctccgaaggtggtagttgagttagtatggatcaagactgggatttgtcactccgtgtgacggagaggtatctcggggcccactcggtaatacaacatcacacacaagccttgcaagcaatgtaacttagtgtaagttgcgggatcttgtattacggaacgagtaaagagacttgccggtaaacaagattgaaataggtatgcggatactgacgatcgaatctcgggcaagtaacataccgaaggacaaagggaatgacatacgggattatacgaatccttggcactgaggttcaaacgataagatcttcgtagaatatgtaggatccaatatgggcatccaggtcccgctattggatattgaccgaggagtctctcgggtcatgtctacatagttctcgaacccgcagggtctgcacacttaaggttcgacgttgttttatgcgtatttgagttatatggttggttaccgaatgttgttcggagtcccggatgagatcacggacgtcacgagggtttccggaatggtccggaaacgaagattgatatataggatgacctcatttgattaccggaaggtttttcggagttaccgggaatgtaccgggaatgacgaatgggttccgggggttcaccggaggggggcaacccactccggggaagcccataggtattttgggggtcacaccagcccttagtgggctggtgggacagcccaccaaatcctatgcgccaaggaagagaaaatatcaaaggaaaggaaaagaaaagaggagaggtgggaaaggggaaggactccctcccaccaaaccaagtaggactcggtttggggggggagagtcctcccccctggctcggccgaccccttggggttcccttggaccccaaggcaaggtccccctccctcctcctatatatatggggcttttagggcagatttgagacgactttctcacggctgcccgaccacatacctccatagtttttcctctagatcgtgtttctgcggagctcgggcggagccctgctgagacaagatcatcaccaacctccggagcgccgtcacgctgccggagaactcttctacctctccgtctctcttgctggatcaagaaggctgagatcatcgtcgagttgtacgtgtgctgaacgcggaggtgccgtccgttcggtactagatcgtgggactgatcgcgggattgttcgcggggcggatcgagggacgtgaggacgttccactacatcaaccgcgatctctaatcgcttctgctgtacgatctacaagggtacgtagatcactcatcccctctcgtagatggacatcaccatgataggtcttcgtgcgcgtaggaaaatttttgtttcccatgcgacgttccccaacatcccaggctgccggcctggaacccatcctagatcgaagaagaagaagaagaagaagaagaagaagcaactccagatgaacaatcaacgcgctcgcgtcatgtaacctttacctgtacctgcaactggtgttgtagtaatctgtgagccacaggggactcagcaatctcatttccaaaggtatcaagactagcaaagcttaatgggtgaggtaaggttaagtggtgaggttgcagcagcgactaagcatatatttggtgactgacttacgagtacaagaaataagaggggggagatctacgcataacggacgtcactacagatgatcaaaagaatgatcctgaacacctacctacgtcagacataaccccaccatgtcctcgatcggagaaggaactcatgaaagagacaatcacggttacgcacacagttggcatgtttttaattaagttaacttaaagttatctagaaccagtgttaaacaaagcttccacgttgccacataaccgcgggcacggctttccgaaagatttaaccctgcagggatgctccaactagtccatcacaaattaccacaagccgcatagaaatcctcaatcacgaagctcgcgatctcgtcggattccctggtggaaaacctcaactctgagattacccaaagcatcaccggaatcccgatgcacaagatatctcgtcaaaggtaaaactaatccagcaaggccacccggtgtgtcgacgaacccgataggagccgcgtatctcgttctcaggacacaccgtctatgcaaagtggacggtagccaaacctcgagttgccccgaggtggcaccgccgactgctaggtgggtggaccaacactcatgcggagcacttgcccggggggttgattaaattatcctcggggtccggaaagtccctatgcaattttattaggtgattaggcaaatgtagtgccaatgttgggccttgccagaccagctttaatctaaaacgaattatcaagggggtccccataacaaccccgatcgtgttaggagcgctcatttatggaacataacaccggtagccgaatctaagggggcaaaggtggaacaaaacaccaggctagaaaggccgagccttccaccttttaccaagtatataggtacattaaattaaatagcatttaatatggtgatataacaaggaacccatgtttccacatggaagcatctgcacctgcaactagcaacgctatcaacagggttaagcaagcagtaacatagccaatcagtggtttgctaggttgaacaggttgaaggtttcatggcattgttgagaggctgataattaacatgtggtaggcaacgagacatactcggtagaagcggtaaaactagcatggaaatgatagtaatggtatctagggaaatggtcatcttgcctgagatcccgcttggaagaagaatgactccgtgaagcagacgaaccgacgtagtcgaacgggtcctcacaatccggcacgcgtgCGGAGCTCTATTGGGACGAAGaaaaccagaaacacaaatcatcacacggaattcaccacacgatgcacaacacatatgatgcatgagctactgaatacatgcaagtcacggcatgacaaatcacacaatcaaacattacacattaagtgaagttcaatatgcacgagttgcatattgacgaaactccacgttaattatttagttcactcccggttatctacacggcaatattaatgttgtcaaacatgcaagaggtgaagcggaagttaaactacctatctaggcattttaagtgaggtcggaaatgacatatagcacctccgaaacgacctcacatgttaatttataattctgttcagatctgaattaatgcatttaattagttgttaaacagcaaaacaaataggttcacgtgattctacgcgtcaaggcaagcaatctacacatagaaaacatctccaacggagctacggttcaacagatacaagcaccgcaagatatgatggcatgaatgcaaaatgtgtgcaacggcggctacgagcacttcaacacatgcaaccagcaagagaaaatgaaactacacaagattctaagcaagtttcatgcaggacacgatcaaatcggagctacggttcgaaaactacgagcaaaacaagaaaacactacaatctgccaaaatcagcctcaTAGCATTTTcttcgcctcacaacttcggctacacaactccgataagctcaagcaaggcatggcacggaatagggcaagaagcactactacaaacaactagcaacaactagcatggcatcatggagcactgggaaaagaagacacaaaatgacatctcacacactatttcagacttagtgaaaattacacctgctgaaagtgcagttttcagcctgaagcaataatgacagcagcaaaaacctaagctacaggtctccaaatggcatgaaacttcacagcatgctagagaaacacaaggggtacaactaactccattggaccaaccccaaaagagctacagatcacaagatgcaagcaagacaagacatcaacaaaatataacagattccagactttgaaatatttcagctcctctgaaacagcactattcaagcaacttgagggcagtcaaacaacacctaaacaagcatttctattgcaaccaaaaataccaggagctagacaaaacatccaagaacaacttcctagttgacaactccgtcaaacgacgcacggaataaatcccacgaattaaacaaaaggccatcacggcaaaatatctcgcgaactaacttacccgaaaactaaaactaattccccgaaaacatatataatatgtggggtttgcaatactgaataaagccacacaataatgcgagagaataacctatatacgggaaaatatgcTACCGGCAAACCCCTACATGTAAAAATATGATTGACCCctctaaaatgcatgcaaaaatgaatcctaaaacatggacatttctatcgTGGCATTTGAGCAATCCAAACACGCGCGAAAAtaaactacggacaaaaacattaTAGGCAGCACACTATTCTAGGCATACGGCGCGTTAACGACGCCAAAAAAATATGCATCTCTCAAAATCatattctacgcgcgaaactaccacaaaaacatataaaatacgtcTCGATCCGATCTACGGTTATAAAACTACGGGCGTTCGAATATATACGTTATTTTTCTGGGGTTAGATATGATTCCGGGAAAAATccctaaaaggaaaaaaaataactaACGGGCCTCTACTATTGCTAATGGGCTAGAGAGCATGGCGTTACATATAAATAAAATGCACGCGGGTGAGGGCTCTCAcctcggccacttgggccggccttGAGAGAGGGGCAACCGGCCTGGAGGTTGCTGGGCCGAAGGCTTCGAGGCGGTCCCGGGGCGAGGCGAGGCCTGGGGAGGGAAGCAGATGGGCCGGCGCGGGGCGGGCCCATGCGAGGCGGCGCTGGAGCGGTTGCCGGTCGCCCTCGCGGGAGGCGCACAGGCTCGGGTCAACGGGGCACGAGGCGGCCTCGACCTCGATCGGCTCTGGATCCCGCGGCGAGGCGGCTCTGAACGGCGGCCTGGTCGGATCTCCGGCGGGGCGGTCGCGACCGGCTACGGGCAGGATCGCCGGAGGGGCGCAGCGAAGCTTCCCATGGCGGCTCGACGGATCTgcggggagaagaaagagaatcCGCTCAGggagagaaaagagaggagaTTAGAGAGAGGAACGGGGCGAGGCTCGCCGGCGGCGGGACCTCGTCGGAGTGGCGCAGCGGCGAGGCCGGACAGACCCTCGAAGCAGATCGGACGCCGGGCATGGCGCTGGAGGCGCGGGGCGCGGGCTCGCTGGGGAAGCTCGGGACTCTGCTGTCCGGGCATGGCGGCGGCGCTCGCCAGATGGGCCCGGTGCGGGCCTGCTGCGGGcctcgcgggccggcggcggctgcgggacaGAGAGAGGCTgtgggcggctagggttaggtttagggcgCCGATCCCGAGGAGGATTGGGGGGCGCCCAAAATAGGCAGGGAGGGGTGCTTAAATAGGGAAATGGGCTAGGGTGCagggtatctgggggtttttcgaccctccggtcgcgttcgtgcggtcccatcggagaggcgggttagggttaggtgtgtagagtggcgttggctaagatgagagggaagtggtgcggcgcggcatcgACTTTTAAAACATCGACAGACATCCGACgactaaccgaagacggtgccgctacggtcgaccgttcgggtaccaggcggtctccgatcgcgacgaaattcgacaggcggcctagctaaaactaatcacgaccgcgtgccaagtttcacctcgatcagagagagtttaAAACGCACATTAAAaatagggtttcgacggtgccgcgggcgcgtgcgtgtgcggtcggactcaaaacggacaacgacgagaaccggcaactactaacggatgcaagctttgaaaactggcggcaacggaaacgccgatgcaatgcagatgatgcgcatgatgcgacgatgacaCGACAGTTAAAAtaagtcacacgacgaaaacggaaagagaggggaatcttctggaacgtcggcatcgggctgtcacacttctGCTGCTTGAACTGCGATTCTGCAACCCCGAATCAGAAGATCATCAACGCACTGTTCATGGGCTGTGAACAGAAGGCAGGCAGGAGAGAACTCCATCGACTGCTCCCTCGTTGCTCCAGCAGCTTTAGTGCTATTCATCGCTGTGATGTAAGTTCCGTTGACCTCTAAGTTCTTGTTCGCAGGCAAACAACCACAGAAACAATTAACAAAGTCTCTGTACATTTTCAGGTGCACTCCAGCCACGACAACATTTCTCTCAATGCATGAAGGTGATGAGTAAGGCAGCGCAGAGCACAAGGATGCCAGCAATCGCTCAGAACCAACATTCTGGTCTCAGGATTCATGTGCGACAATTTACTTCTTGGTCTCAGGATTCATGTGCGACAATTTACTTCTTGGTCTCGGGTAtttgccatcatcagaaacatttGCACCACCCAGTGGAGATACTaaaaccaccaacaacaacacggaAGGCAAGAGAGGGTCCTTGGTGCAGAACTTGTCATTTTCACCACTCGGGTTTAACACCATATTTGTGATAGTTGCCTGCATCACTGAAAGGAGAAGGCCGAGAAATGACCCCCTCAGCTTCTCAACCTTGAACACGAGAAAAAGGTTAGGCAATCATAGAATCAAAGCCTAAATCTGCATGAAAATAATGATCAATACCTTCGTATACTTTGTTGAGGTATCAGCGCAGCAATCCATAAAGTTATTTATCTTGCTGATGAGCTAGTCAACCAGCTGAGCTAACATGAAGATCCAGCTAACCAATCTGAGTAATGCACAAATGCTTAATTACTTAGTGATGTGAACATGCTATGGGCACCTGATTCACTTGAAGAAATAATGGTACAAACAGAACACGAAAGGCCACCATAGAAGCCAAAGTCACAACAAACACCAAATCATGCAGAGGGATAGAACTATTGAGTTCAGTGGACCTTCTCTGGTCTGGGGTCATCTTCCAAAGTGAGGTGAATTCATTAGCATCTTCAGTCAGTAACATTTACAGGTTTTACCTCAGGATTTCAATCAAGCAACACTCTCCATTTAAGCACAAATTTGCGCAGAGATCCTAGCCATATGCCATTCTTACCTCCTCAGCGCAGGACCAATCACGATGTAACCCCATTCTGGGTTTAAGTTGTAGCATGGCCAGCAGGGAACTGACTAGAAAGCGACTAACTGAGGAAGGTTCTTGTCCAGTTGTGTCTGTACATTTCCCTTCAAGCATGGCATTAGAATACTTCCTAGCCATGAGTTCCATTACAGCTAAACATGCTCTGTGTCATTGTATCATAGCAGCTGCAATCGCTTTCTTACTCATTATTGCTGGACACCTTCAAGGGAAGAGCCAAATGCAAAGTACCAAAATCGTTTTATGCACATTCTTGTTTGCACTTTCCAATGCAAAATTCAGAGGTGCTTTTACATCCATCTGAAGAAAGTTTACCATAACTTCCAGGCAATTCCACTGTGAGAACATACGAGCTGTTATACTGATCAAGGTTGCCTTAGTGGCATGGCAATTGGCAAATTGTCTTCTATGCAAACAACACTTATACTTGCCTACTCTGGTGAGCTGGTAATGGTTGCCTTTAGAAAGATGACAATTGGCAAATGGTGGAAACTAGCACACATGCAACCTGTTATTTTCAAAGCTCGAACGCACATTTCAGCATATTGCTGCCCACCCGCATGAATTGCGTTAAGTTCTGAAAGGTATCTTTTTTTCCAATAAAAATTGTGGAAGGCATCTCAAACCATATTGTCCATGTCTGCTTGTCCACTAACTTTGACCGGGCTGTATATATACTTCCATCGCTCACTTGTACTTGTAGTTGCCTGCTGAATCAAGGCACATACATCAAAGAGATAGAGGCAGTGCCATCTAACTCCAATGCCTATCAGGCTACGTACTTTTCTTAGTTCTGCAAGGCATGTCAGCAATTCATCCGTGTTCATTTTTCAGTTCATTCCTTTCCATCTCAGCCCACTTTTGGTTCACTTGTCCTATTTTGTTATCATTGATGTACTTGGTTTTGTTGCCTTGATGGCGCTGAAGCCAAGCAACCCTAACTACAGTCCTCGCTATGTCGACATATTTTTCCTTTCGACATCTGCAGTCACAGTTACAGGATTAGCTACCATCAAAATGGAGGATCTTTCTAGCTCTCAGGTAGTGATCCTAACTCTCTTGATGCTGTTAGGCAGCGAGATGTTTGTTTCCCTGATTGGCCATATCCATGAGTTGAGGAAGCAAAACAAGCATGATCCTGAAGACAGTAGAGTTAGATCAGTTACCGTGCAAGATGAGTCGCAGATAGAAGAGGCAATCCCGGCAACACAATCAATTAGTACCACTAGCCTCAAGAAGAGTTGCCTCAAATACATAGGATTTGTGCTGCTGGCATATATGGTCTTGATTCTTCTTGTAGGTTCTCTATCGGTGTTCTTGTACGTAGCACATGTTTCAACTGCAAGAGATGTGCTAACAAGGAAAAGTATCAACACCATGCTTTTCTCCATATCAGTCACTGTCTCTTCTTTCACCAATGGAGGGTTGATTCCGACGAATGAGAGCATGGCGGTGTTTTCCTCGAACCAAGGCCTTCTCCTGCTACTCACTGGCCAGATTCTTGCAGGCAACACACTGCTTCCTGTGTTTCTGAGGCTGGTGATATGGGCACTGAGAGGACTAAGAATAGGCAGAGCTAAACCTGAAGAGTttaagttcatgatgaacaaCACAAAGGCCGTGGGTTTCAACCACTTGCTGCCTAACCAGCAGACAGTATTCCTTGCAGCCTCGGTCGCTGCTCTCATAGCCGTGACCGTCACGTTTTTCTGCTGCTTGAACTGGGATTCTCCAGTGTTTGCAGGGCTGACCGCCAACCAGAAGATCAccaacgccttgttcatggcggtGAACACAAGGCAGGCAGGAGAGAATTCTATCGATTGCTCCCTCGTCGCTCCTGCAGCTTTAGTACTATTCATCACCATGTGGTAAGTTCCGCTCACTCAAGTTATTGTTGGCAGGCAAACAACCACAGGAACAATTGACAAGTATCTGTACATTTTTCAGGTGCATTCCGGCCTCGACGTCATTTATCTCACTGCATGAAGGCGACGAGAGGGGCATCACAGAACACAAGGATAGAGCAAACAAGAGAAGACTGTCACTGAATAAAATGCTGTTTTCACCACTAGCCTGCAGCGCGGCGCTGATAATGCTGGTCTGCATCACCGAGAGGAGATCGCTCTCCGCCGACCCTCTCAATTTCTCCACATTCAACATGATCTTCGAGGCCATAAGGTGATTAGCCGAACATATGAGAATCTTCTGAAACTTTATAGTATTCTCATAATTCTTCAGGAACTGCTCGTGACTGAATCCTTGTTTCTGCGTGTGCAGCGCGCATAGGAATGTAGGACTGTCCATGGGTTACAGCTGCGCGAGGCTGCCGCACGCGGAGAAGGAGAGCGGCTGCCAGGACATGCCTTACAGCTTCTCAGGGTGGTGGAGCGACCAGGGGAAGGTGGTTCTTGTCCTGATGATGCTCTGCGGGAGGCTCAAATGCTTCCACAGGCACAGGAGCTAGTCGGTTAAGCCAACACCATCATATTGCCCGGGCAATTTTTCTCCTTGTGTTCTTCAATCCTGTTGTAAATTCGCAAGAAATTGGTCCTGAATAATGCTTCTGCATTTCTGTATGTGCAATTATATATCCTTATGTACTGAAGACGAATGCCACAAATACG harbors:
- the LOC123410322 gene encoding probable cation transporter HKT9 is translated as MPIRLRTFLSSARHVSNSSVFIFQFIPFHLSPLLVHLSYFVIIDVLGFVALMALKPSNPNYSPRYVDIFFLSTSAVTVTGLATIKMEDLSSSQVVILTLLMLLGSEMFVSLIGHIHELRKQNKHDPEDSRVRSVTVQDESQIEEAIPATQSISTTSLKKSCLKYIGFVLLAYMVLILLVGSLSVFLYVAHVSTARDVLTRKSINTMLFSISVTVSSFTNGGLIPTNESMAVFSSNQGLLLLLTGQILAGNTLLPVFLRLVIWALRGLRIGRAKPEEFKFMMNNTKAVGFNHLLPNQQTVFLAASVAALIAVTVTFFCCLNWDSPVFAGLTANQKITNALFMAVNTRQAGENSIDCSLVAPAALVLFITMWCIPASTSFISLHEGDERGITEHKDRANKRRLSLNKMLFSPLACSAALIMLVCITERRSLSADPLNFSTFNMIFEAISAHRNVGLSMGYSCARLPHAEKESGCQDMPYSFSGWWSDQGKVVLVLMMLCGRLKCFHRHRS